From a region of the Corallococcus coralloides DSM 2259 genome:
- a CDS encoding carboxypeptidase-like regulatory domain-containing protein: protein MRARTCGGALVLALVGCGGFENGDLRTGTVRGRVLGAESGVARVSVLGHEELRATVAADGRFELDGVPAVSLELYVVASRTKAARTPVLAQGARVTDVGDIQGKPGAFLTVRVRDEQGAIPPDVEVELRGTGEDRAKVDTSSGEVRLGPLPAGCYALEVKADDLEDVETEVCVREGEERLQPITLPADDDGGGDDDGGDDHGGRDGG from the coding sequence ATGCGAGCCAGGACATGCGGCGGAGCGCTGGTGCTGGCGCTCGTGGGCTGTGGCGGATTCGAGAACGGAGACCTGCGCACAGGCACCGTGCGAGGCCGCGTGCTGGGCGCGGAGTCCGGCGTGGCGCGCGTCAGCGTGCTGGGCCATGAGGAGCTGCGCGCGACGGTGGCCGCGGACGGCCGCTTCGAACTGGACGGAGTGCCGGCGGTGTCGCTGGAGCTGTACGTGGTCGCCTCACGCACGAAAGCGGCGAGGACGCCCGTGCTGGCGCAAGGAGCCCGGGTCACCGACGTGGGCGACATCCAGGGGAAGCCCGGGGCCTTCCTCACCGTGAGGGTGCGGGACGAGCAGGGCGCCATCCCGCCCGACGTCGAAGTGGAGCTGCGAGGCACGGGGGAAGACCGCGCGAAGGTGGACACGAGCAGCGGAGAGGTGCGCCTGGGGCCACTGCCCGCGGGCTGCTACGCGCTGGAGGTCAAGGCCGACGACCTGGAGGACGTGGAGACCGAGGTCTGCGTCCGTGAAGGCGAGGAGCGGCTCCAGCCCATCACGCTGCCCGCGGATGACGATGGCGGCGGGGACGACGACGGCGGCGATGACCACGGCGGCCGCGATGGTGGCTGA
- the hemE gene encoding uroporphyrinogen decarboxylase, whose amino-acid sequence MNDRLLRTARRQPTDTTPVWLMRQAGRYLPEYRAIRGNIAFLDLCKNPDLAAEVTVQPITRLGVDAAIIFSDILIPVEAMGIHLELGDKGPHFPNPLRTPADIDKLGVPDPVEGTGFVAEAIRRTRKAINDSVPVIGFAGAPFTLAAYMVEGGGSKSYIQIKRLLFEQPEVAHRLFQKLTDTLIPYLKMQVEAGASIVQIFDSWGGELSPWDFERFSLPYLTRMVTELKATGVPVILFGVNMTPHLPLLKRTGADVIGLDWRCPVDEGRRILGPDVATQGNLDPLHLFLPREELDGRVKDILRRAGPTGHIFNLGHGILPPTDPDAAKFLVEAVHKHGAALRQGTLG is encoded by the coding sequence GTGAACGACCGACTCCTGCGCACGGCGCGCCGCCAGCCCACCGACACCACCCCCGTGTGGCTGATGCGTCAGGCGGGCCGCTACCTGCCCGAGTACCGCGCCATCCGCGGCAACATCGCGTTCCTGGACCTCTGCAAGAACCCGGACCTGGCCGCGGAAGTCACCGTCCAGCCCATCACCCGCCTGGGCGTGGACGCGGCCATCATCTTCTCCGACATCCTCATCCCCGTGGAGGCCATGGGCATCCACCTGGAGCTGGGCGACAAGGGCCCCCACTTCCCCAACCCGCTGCGCACGCCCGCGGACATCGACAAGCTCGGCGTCCCCGACCCCGTCGAAGGCACCGGTTTCGTCGCCGAAGCCATCCGCCGCACGCGCAAGGCCATCAACGACTCCGTGCCCGTCATCGGCTTCGCAGGCGCGCCCTTCACCCTGGCCGCGTACATGGTCGAGGGCGGCGGCTCCAAGAGCTACATCCAGATCAAGCGCCTGCTCTTCGAGCAGCCCGAAGTCGCCCACCGCCTCTTCCAGAAGCTCACCGACACCCTCATCCCGTACCTCAAGATGCAGGTGGAGGCCGGCGCCAGCATCGTCCAAATCTTCGACTCCTGGGGCGGCGAGCTGTCCCCCTGGGACTTCGAACGCTTCAGCCTCCCGTACCTCACCCGCATGGTCACGGAGCTCAAGGCCACCGGCGTCCCCGTCATCCTCTTCGGCGTGAACATGACCCCGCACCTGCCGCTCCTGAAGCGCACCGGCGCGGACGTCATCGGCCTGGACTGGCGCTGCCCCGTGGACGAGGGCCGCCGCATCCTCGGGCCGGACGTGGCCACCCAGGGCAACCTGGATCCGCTCCACCTCTTCCTGCCCCGCGAGGAGCTGGACGGTCGCGTGAAGGACATCCTCCGCCGCGCCGGCCCCACCGGGCACATCTTCAACCTGGGCCACGGCATCCTCCCGCCCACCGACCCGGACGCCGCGAAGTTCCTCGTGGAGGCCGTCCACAAGCACGGCGCCGCCCTCCGCCAGGGCACGCTCGGCTGA
- the fadI gene encoding acetyl-CoA C-acyltransferase FadI, whose product MASEKRNGHRRVAIVRGLRTPFAKAGTVFANLTALDLGRMVVQELVQRSDLDPNEINQVVFGQVIPTLTAPSIAREVVLAAGLPKRIDAFTVARACATSIQSMVAGANAIALGDADVVITGGTESLSDAPIFTSRPLAHALAASSKGKSLPDKLKPFQKLKAKDLIPVPPAIAEYSTGETMGESAEKMAKENGITREEQDLIAFNSHQNAARAWKEGLFDGEVMHVTVPPKYEQTATKDNIVRDDTSLEALSKLKPVFDRRYGSVTAGNASPLTDGAAALLLMSEEKAKALGYEPLGFLRSHAFAATDPGDQLLQGPAYAAPVALKRAGMKLGDIDLVEMHEAFAAQVASNLQALASKEFAKKAGFNAPVGEVDRSILNVTGGSISIGHPFGATGARIITQALNELKRRNKNTVLCTVCAAGGLGAAVILERA is encoded by the coding sequence ATGGCAAGCGAGAAGCGCAACGGCCACCGGCGGGTGGCCATCGTCCGAGGGCTGAGGACGCCGTTCGCGAAGGCGGGCACCGTCTTCGCGAACCTGACGGCGCTGGACCTGGGCCGCATGGTGGTCCAGGAGCTGGTGCAGCGCAGCGACCTGGACCCCAACGAAATCAACCAGGTCGTCTTCGGACAGGTCATCCCCACGCTGACCGCGCCGTCCATCGCGCGCGAGGTGGTGCTGGCGGCGGGCCTGCCCAAGCGCATTGACGCCTTCACGGTGGCGCGCGCCTGCGCCACGTCCATCCAGTCCATGGTGGCGGGCGCCAACGCCATCGCGCTGGGGGACGCGGACGTCGTCATCACCGGCGGCACCGAGTCCCTGTCGGACGCGCCCATCTTCACCAGCCGCCCGCTGGCGCACGCGCTCGCCGCGTCGTCCAAGGGCAAGAGCCTGCCGGACAAGCTCAAGCCCTTCCAGAAGCTCAAGGCCAAGGACCTCATCCCCGTGCCCCCCGCCATCGCCGAGTACTCCACCGGCGAGACGATGGGCGAGAGCGCGGAGAAGATGGCCAAGGAGAACGGCATCACCCGCGAGGAGCAGGACCTCATCGCGTTCAACTCGCACCAGAACGCGGCCCGCGCGTGGAAGGAGGGCCTTTTCGACGGTGAGGTGATGCACGTCACCGTGCCGCCGAAGTACGAGCAGACCGCCACGAAGGACAACATCGTGCGCGACGACACCAGCCTGGAGGCGCTCTCCAAGCTCAAGCCGGTGTTCGACCGCCGCTATGGCAGCGTCACCGCCGGCAACGCGTCCCCGCTGACGGACGGCGCCGCGGCGCTCCTGCTGATGAGCGAGGAGAAGGCGAAGGCGCTGGGCTACGAGCCGCTGGGCTTCCTGCGCTCGCACGCCTTCGCGGCCACGGACCCGGGCGACCAGCTGCTCCAGGGCCCGGCGTACGCGGCGCCCGTGGCGCTCAAGCGCGCGGGGATGAAGCTGGGGGACATCGACCTGGTGGAGATGCACGAGGCCTTCGCCGCGCAGGTGGCGAGCAACCTCCAGGCGCTGGCGTCCAAGGAGTTCGCGAAGAAGGCGGGCTTCAACGCGCCCGTCGGTGAAGTGGACCGGTCCATCCTGAACGTGACGGGCGGCTCCATCTCCATCGGGCACCCGTTCGGTGCGACGGGCGCGCGCATCATCACGCAGGCCCTCAATGAGCTGAAGCGTCGGAACAAGAACACGGTGTTGTGCACCGTCTGCGCCGCGGGTGGCCTGGGCGCCGCGGTCATCCTGGAGCGTGCGTGA
- the fadJ gene encoding fatty acid oxidation complex subunit alpha FadJ translates to MATKQEAVEAKQGLSYDVTNGVAVITVDQPGAPVNTLSPEVGTAFSDLLVQAERDPEVKAVVFISGKKDNFVAGANIDFLQTLKTPADVEAISRGAHEQFDRLESFSKPVVAAIHGACLGGGLEWVLACHYRIVTDSPKSVVGLPETQLGLIPGAGGTQRLPALIGAEAALDLILTGKNVKPSKAKKLGIVDEVVPVPMLKDIALKRAVELAAGTLKVERSHQGFKAVAQSGKKKGIAGIFQGLINKDLWKEAALEDNPLGRKVMFDQAKKQLLKKTRGKYPAQEKALQVIRVGLESGRKAGLDAEAKAFGELVFTDVSRRLVEIFFATTALKKENGTANPNLKPREVKKVGVLGGGLMGGGIAYVAGVLQGVPVRVKDRDDAGAGRALKQVQTVLDERVKRRSLTRLESNAKLSNITAGTDYSGFKSVDLVIEAVFEDLKLKHQVIAEVEAVTGENTIFASNTSSLPIGELAKGSKRPSQVIGMHYFSPVHKMPLLEIITHPGTAEWVTATCVDVGKKQGKTVIVVNDGPGFYTSRILAPYMNEAAYLLAEGADIVQLDKALVDFGFPVGPITLLDEVGIDVAQKVGPIMEAAFGKRMAAPKALEGVVSDGRLGRKTNKGFYLYENGKKKEVDPQVYLLLPHGKDRKSLEASEMAERVALQMVNEAIRCLGEGILRNARDGDVGAIFGLGFPPFLGGPFRYADALGPANLLRKLEHYQDKYGERFTPAPLLVEKVRAGKGFYES, encoded by the coding sequence ATGGCGACCAAGCAAGAGGCAGTCGAAGCGAAGCAGGGCTTGAGCTACGACGTCACGAACGGCGTCGCGGTCATCACCGTGGACCAGCCGGGCGCGCCGGTGAACACGCTGTCTCCGGAAGTGGGCACCGCGTTCTCGGATCTGCTCGTGCAGGCGGAGCGGGACCCGGAGGTGAAGGCCGTCGTCTTCATCTCCGGCAAGAAGGACAACTTCGTCGCCGGCGCGAACATCGACTTCCTGCAGACCCTGAAGACGCCCGCGGACGTGGAGGCCATCAGCCGCGGCGCGCACGAGCAGTTCGACCGGCTGGAGTCCTTCTCCAAGCCGGTGGTCGCGGCCATCCACGGCGCGTGCCTGGGCGGCGGCCTGGAGTGGGTGCTCGCGTGCCACTACCGCATCGTCACGGACAGCCCCAAGTCGGTGGTGGGCCTGCCGGAGACGCAGCTGGGCCTCATCCCCGGCGCTGGCGGCACGCAGCGGCTGCCCGCGCTGATTGGCGCGGAGGCCGCGCTGGACCTCATCCTCACCGGCAAGAACGTCAAGCCGTCCAAGGCGAAGAAGCTGGGCATCGTGGATGAAGTCGTGCCGGTGCCCATGCTCAAGGACATCGCCCTCAAGCGCGCGGTGGAGCTGGCGGCGGGCACGCTCAAGGTGGAGCGCTCGCACCAGGGCTTCAAGGCCGTGGCCCAGAGCGGCAAGAAGAAGGGCATCGCCGGCATCTTCCAGGGGCTCATCAACAAGGACCTGTGGAAGGAAGCGGCGCTGGAGGACAACCCGCTCGGCCGCAAGGTGATGTTCGACCAGGCGAAGAAGCAGCTCCTGAAGAAGACGCGCGGCAAGTACCCCGCGCAGGAGAAGGCGCTGCAGGTCATCCGTGTGGGCCTGGAGTCCGGCCGCAAGGCGGGCCTGGACGCGGAGGCGAAGGCCTTTGGCGAGCTGGTGTTCACGGACGTGTCGCGGCGCCTGGTCGAAATCTTCTTCGCCACCACGGCGCTGAAGAAGGAGAACGGCACCGCCAACCCCAACCTGAAGCCGCGCGAGGTGAAGAAGGTGGGCGTGCTGGGCGGCGGCCTCATGGGCGGCGGCATCGCCTACGTGGCCGGCGTGCTCCAGGGCGTGCCCGTGCGCGTGAAGGACCGGGACGACGCGGGCGCGGGCCGCGCGCTCAAGCAGGTGCAGACGGTGCTGGATGAGCGCGTGAAGCGCCGCTCGCTCACCCGGCTGGAGTCCAACGCGAAGCTGTCCAACATCACCGCGGGCACGGACTACAGCGGCTTCAAGTCGGTGGACCTGGTGATTGAAGCGGTGTTCGAGGACCTGAAGCTCAAGCACCAGGTCATCGCGGAGGTGGAGGCCGTCACCGGCGAGAACACCATCTTCGCGTCCAACACCTCCAGCCTGCCCATTGGCGAGCTGGCGAAGGGCAGCAAGCGCCCCTCGCAGGTGATTGGCATGCACTACTTCAGCCCGGTCCACAAAATGCCGCTGCTGGAGATCATCACGCACCCGGGCACCGCGGAGTGGGTGACGGCCACCTGCGTGGACGTGGGCAAGAAGCAGGGCAAGACGGTCATCGTCGTCAACGACGGGCCGGGCTTCTACACGTCGCGCATCCTCGCGCCGTACATGAACGAGGCCGCGTACCTGCTGGCGGAAGGCGCGGACATCGTCCAGCTGGACAAGGCGCTGGTGGACTTCGGCTTCCCGGTGGGGCCCATCACGCTGTTGGACGAGGTGGGCATCGACGTGGCCCAGAAGGTGGGGCCCATCATGGAGGCCGCGTTCGGCAAGCGCATGGCGGCGCCCAAGGCGCTGGAGGGCGTGGTGTCCGACGGCCGCCTGGGCCGCAAGACGAACAAGGGCTTCTACCTGTACGAGAACGGGAAGAAGAAGGAGGTGGACCCGCAGGTCTACCTGCTCCTGCCGCACGGCAAGGACCGCAAGTCCCTGGAGGCCTCGGAGATGGCCGAGCGCGTCGCGCTGCAGATGGTGAACGAGGCCATCCGCTGCCTGGGGGAGGGGATCCTGCGCAACGCGCGCGACGGCGACGTGGGCGCCATCTTCGGCCTGGGCTTCCCGCCGTTCCTGGGCGGCCCGTTCCGGTACGCGGACGCCCTGGGCCCGGCCAACCTGCTGCGCAAGCTGGAGCACTACCAGGACAAGTACGGCGAGCGCTTCACGCCCGCGCCGCTGCTGGTGGAGAAGGTGCGCGCCGGCAAGGGCTTCTACGAGTCCTGA